A genomic segment from Danio aesculapii chromosome 17, fDanAes4.1, whole genome shotgun sequence encodes:
- the LOC130244118 gene encoding dual specificity phosphatase 29-like: MELGVTHILNAAAPKMTWLGKLKQKGLKGKILTGPEYYEGMDIKYCGLPTTYDQFRIIKYFWPAGKFIRKALRNPDNVLFIHCKHGVSHAPTLFVAYLMMYYKIPLEEAMGYVTRARRIRPFSSFLLQLSLLEPKKKKEKASVWRSEVMIPNRPRGVTPKMGPAAGVGPIKCSSSSNELAHV, translated from the exons ATGGAATTGGGAGTCACCCATATCCTAAATGCAGCTGCGCCGAAAATGACCTGGTTGGGAAAACTAAAGCAGAAAGGACTAAAAGGAAAGATCCTTACTGGACCGGAATATTATGAAGGCATGGACATCAAATATTGTGGCTTGCCTACAACATACGACCAATTCCGGATCATCAAATACTTCTGGCCAGCTGGCAAGTTCATCAGAAAGGCCCTGAGAAATCCAGACA ATGTCTTGTTTATTCACTGCAAGCATGGTGTCAGTCACGCGCCAACGCTGTTTGTAGCATATCTGATGATGTACTACAAAATACCTCTGGAGGAAGCCATGGGTTATGTCACCAGGGCGAGGCGCATCAGGCCCTTCTCATCCTTTCTGCTTCAGTTGTCGTTACTCGAAcctaagaaaaagaaagagaaa GCTTCGGTTTGGAGATCGGAGGTGATGATTCCTAACCGACCAAGGGGTGTAACTCCCAAAATGGGACCGGCTGCAGGCGTGGGACCAATCAAGTGTTCCAGCTCAAGTAATGAACTGGCACATGTGTAG